A segment of the Neisseria chenwenguii genome:
TCCTGCGTATAAGCCGTTTCCACCGCCAGCGAAATCGGTTTGCCGATAAAATCGATCAGCATCGCCAGCGACTGCGATTCTTCGTCGAGAAACAGGTCGATGACGCTGGGCGCGGCGAGAATGCGGAATGATTGTGCGTCGTAGCGGCGGGCTTCGCGTACGATTTCGCGCTGGATTTCGTAACACACGGTCTGCGGGGTTTTCAGACGGCCTCTGCCTTGGCAGGCAGGGCAGGGCTCGCAGAGGACTTGGCTGAGGTTTTCGCGGGCGCGTTTGCGGGTCAGTTCGACCAGCCCCAGGCTGGTAAAGCCGTTGAGGGTAACGCGGGTGCGGTCGAAACTGAGCGCTTTGGCCAATTCCTGCAACACGGCTTCGCGGTGGGTTTCCTGCGCCATGTCGATGAAGTCGATGATGATGATGCCGCCGAGGTTGCGCAGGCGCAGTTCGCGGGCGATGGTGTGGCAGGCTTCGAGGTTGGTGCGGAAGATGGTTTCGTCGAAGTTGCGCGCGCCGACGAAACCGCCGGTGTTGACGTCGATGGTGGTCATCGCTTCGGTGGATTCGATGATGAGGTAGCTGCCGAAGTTGAGACTGACGCGCGGTTGCAGGGCGCGGCTGATTTCCTGTTCGACGTTGTGGGTTTCAAACAGCGGGCGTTCTCCTTTAAACAGCTCGATTTTGTCGACGGCACCGTGAACGTATTGTTCGGCGAAACTCATCATGCGGCGGTAGTTTTCGGTGGAATCGACGAGGATTTTCCGGGTGTCGGGGCTGAACATGTCGCGCAAGACGCGCAGGGCAAGCGGCAAATCCTGATACAGCAGGGTTTCGGGCGGTTGAGTTTTGGCTTGGTGCTGGATGTGTTCCCACACTTTGGTCAGGTAGCCGATGTCGGCCTGAAGCTGTTCGTCGCTGGCGTTTTCGGCGTTGGTACGGATAATGTAGCCGTGGCAGGCTTCTTCGGGCAGCAGGTTGAGCAGGCGCTCGCGCAGGGCGTTGCGGTCGCCGTCGTCTTCGATACGCTGGGAAATGCCGATGTGTTCTTCCTGCGGCAGATGTACGAGGAAACGTCCGGCCAGCGAAATTTGGGTGGAAAGCCGTGCGCCTTTGGTGTTGATGGGGTCTTTGATGACCTGAACCAATACCGACTGGCCTTCAAACAGCATGTGCTCGATGCGCTGGGTTTCGTCGGGATTGCGGCGCTGTTCCAAAATATCGACGATGTGCAGAAAAGCCGCGCGCTCGAGTCCGATGTCGATAAATGCGCTCTGCATGCCGGGCAAAACGCGCCGCACGACGCCGAGATAAATATTGCCGACCAGGCTGTGGCCGCTGTTGCGCTCGATGTGCAGCTCGCATATATTGTTTTCTTCCAACACCGCCACACGCGTTTCCTGCGGCGTAATGTTGACCAACACCGTCTCGGGCAGGCGGACGGTGTCTTTGGGAATGGGGATTCCGGCTAACATGATGTTCCTAAGTTATTTAAAAATACTTTTGCAATCAATTCTCTGCATAAAAACCGATGGCAAAAGCAGTTTCGCGCCGACGGGTGGCTATGATACTGGAAAAGCCCTGCCGCCGCCATTGCCTGCCGCCGCTGAAAGGCCGTCTGCAACGCATCATGCCGTCTGAAAAAAACCGCTGTCCCGCCCCCTTGTAAAAAGCTGCAAGCGCCTATATAGTAGCCCGCATCAAAACATTAAAACCACTACAGCAAACCATGCAAACCGTAACCATGTATTCCGGCCTCTTCTGCCCGTATTGTACGATGGCGAAAAAGCTGCTGGCCGAAATCGGCGTCACCGAAATCAACGAAATCCGCATCGACCAAGACACGGAAAAATTCGCCGAAATGCAGCAACGCAGCGGCCGGCGCAGTATTCCGCAGATTTTTATCGGCGACACCCACGTCGGCGGTTTTACCGATTTACACAAGCTGCAACAAGAAGGCCGCTTGGATTCCCTTCTCAACCCTTGATTTTTAACCAACCTTCAAACAGGAAAACAAAATGAGCGAAGAATTGCAACCCGTATTCAGCATCGAACGTCTGTATGTCAAAGACTTGTCTTTGGAAGTACCCAACGCCCCGCATATTTTCCTGGAACAGGGCGAGCCCGAAGTCGATATGCGTGTCTCTACCGGCAGCGAAACGCTGGAAGACGGCATCTACTCGGTTGACGTGACCGTTACCGTTACCGCCAAACTCGACGAAAACCGTACCATGTTCTTAAACGAAGTGACCCAAAGCGGCGTGTTCCGTTTGGAAAACATCCCCGAAGAAGACATCAAAATGCTGCTCGGCGTCGCCTGCCCGAACATCCTGTTCCCCTACGCGCGCGAAGCCATTTCTTCAACCGTTACCCGCGCAGGCTTCCCGCCGGTATTGCTCGCGCCGATTAACTTTGAAGCGATGTACCAGCAACAGCAGGAAGGCAACGCTTAATCCGTTTTCCGTAGAATCAAAGAGGCCGTCTGAACTTTCAGACGGCCTCTTTGATTTTCAGCGCTTCACGGTATAACGGCCGGCCATCGCTTTATAAATCATGTTTTCGTATTTCAACACTTCGTAACGCTGGTTGAGCAGGTTTTGCGCGGAACCGTATTCTGTGTTGAGCGCTTCGAGCCAGTCTTTCAGCTCGTTTTTGCCGTATTGGTAGCGCACTTGGTAGTAGCGGCTGTTTTTACGGTCGAGCGCGTAGCGCTGCTGCTGGTTTTTCAGCGTGGCTTGGGCGTTTTGGTAGGCGAGGTAGTTGGTGTCGACTTCGTTGAGCGCGGTGGTGAGCGCTTTTTCAAAGTCGAGCTTGGCGGCCTCGTAATTGGCTTCGGCGGTTTTGTCGTTCCATTTCAGGGTTTTCCAGTTGAGGAAGGGCAGGTTGATTTGCGCGGAGCCACCCAAAACGGGGATGTTGAAGGTGGAACGGGCTTTGTCGGACGACGTGCTCAGGCTGGCGCCGAGGGTGATGCTCGGATACCAGCTGCGTTTTTGTGCGGCCAGCGACTGCACGGACGATTGCAGGCGGTATTCGGCAGCGCGCAGGTCGGGGCGGTTGGCCAATACGGAAATCGGTACGTTCAAATCCACGCCTTTGGCGGCGGGCAGGCGGTATTGCGCGGGTGCGACGGCAGGCGCTTCGCCGGGCTTGAGGTTGAGCAGGTTGCGCAGGGTCTGCTCAAGCGTGTCGCGGTTGGTTTTCAGGGTCAGGAGGCTGCTGCGTGCACCCAAAAGCGATTGGTTGGACTGGGTCGGCTCGCTGGAATCGGATTTGCCGAGGCGGTATTTGGTATTGGAAATGCGCGCGACGGCTTCGTATTGTTTGACGGTTTTTTCCGTTAAAGTAATCGCTTCGTTGAGGTAGGCAATGTTGAAATAGGCGTCGGCGACGTTGTTGGCCAGCGTGAGGCGGGTGTTGGCGAGGTCTTCTTGGGTGGCACGGTATTCCCAAGCCTGGGCGTTGGCGCTGGCGCGCAGTTTCTGCCACAAATCCAGCTCGTAGCTCAGACCGAGCTGGCTGCTGAAGCTGTCGCTGGGGCTACCGCCGGTTTTGAGGTTTTTCGAGGTGGAGGCGCCGAGCGAACCGCTGAACGAGGGTACCAAATCGGCGCGCAGGATTTTGGCCTGATACAGCGCTTTGTTGACGTTGAGCGCGGCCTGTTTGAGGTCGATATTGTTGGCGAACGCCTGATTGATCAGGGCGTTGAGCGGCGGATTTTGGTAGGTTTCCCACCAGTTTTCGCTGACGTTGTAACGATCGGCGGTTTCGGCGGCGCTGATGATGTGGCCGCTGCTTTCGACGGTCGGGGCATCGACTTTGGGATTAACGGCGCAGGCGCCGAGGGCAAGGGCGACGGCGAGGCTTAAGGCCGTCTGAAAATGGGGTTTGGTTTTCATGGATTTTTCCGTTCGGTTGTTTTTTTCAGACGGCCTTTGTCGGGCGTTGGGGCTGTCTGAAAATTTTGGGTTTCCCTAATCCTGCGCCAGCGCATCAATCGGGTTCAGCTGCGAGGCGCGTTTGGCGGGCATGAAGCCGAAGACGACGCCGATGGCGGTGGAACTTAACACAGCGGCGATGATGGAGAAGGTGGAAAACGACATCGGGAAATCGGTCACGAAATGGTTGAACACGAGGCCGATACTGATGGAGAGCAAGACGCCGGTCAGGCCGCCGATGAGGCAGATCATTACGGCCTCAATGAGGAACTGCTGCAAAATATTGCTCTGGCGCGCGCCGATGGCCATGCGGATGCCGATTTCTTTGGTGCGCTCGGTAACGGAGACCAGCATGATGTTCATTACGCCGATGCCGCCGACTACCAGCGAAATGACGGCAATCGAGGAGATGAGCAGTTTCATCGTGCCGGTGGTCGATTCGATGGTTTGTTTGATGCTGTCGCTGTTTTGCGTGAAGAAGTCCTGTTTGCCGTGCCGCGAGAGCAGGAGGGCTTTAAGGCCGTTTTCGGCGGCGTCGGAGCTGACGTCGTCTTTGACTTTGACGGTAATCGAGTTGATGTAGCGCTGGCCGTTGATTTTGTTGATGACGGTGGTGTAGGGCGCCCACATTTGCAGGTTTTCGCTGTTGCCGAACGGGCTTTCTTCTTTCTGCGCAACGCCGATGATGGTCAGCGGGCGTTTGCCGAAGAGGATGGTTTTGCCCAGCGGGTCGGTGCCGTCTGAAAAGAGTTTGTTTTTGGTGTTGTCGTCGATGACGACGACAGAATTGCTTTGTTTGACGTCGTCGCTGTCAAACAGCCGTCCTTGCGCCAGCTTGATGCCGTGAACATCAAAATACTGTTCGCCCGCGCCGTAGAGTTGGGCGGTGGAATCGGTGTTGCGGTAGGTCAGGGTGGCGTTTTGCGAGGTCATGGGGGTGACACTGGCAACGTAGGCCTGCTTGGCGATGGCTTCGGCATCGCCGATGGTCAGGGTGCGCACGCGGCTGCTGCGGCGGTCGCCGAAGCCGCGTCCGGGATAGATGCTGATGGTGTTGGTGCCTATCGAACTGATGTCTTCGAGGATTTTCTGTTGAGAGCCATTGCCCAGTGCGACGACGGAAACGACGGATGTAATGCCGATGATGATGCCGAGCATGGTCAAAAGAGAGCGCATTTTGTGCGCCAAAATAGCCTGAATCGACATTTTGAAGGCTTCCATAAATTGGTCTTTGAAGAAAAGCCATGAGGAATTTTCTTCTACCGCTTTGACTTGGCTGGGCTTGATGTCTTTGGTTTTGCTGGTGTCGGAGATGATTTCGCCGTCGCGGATTTCAATGATGCGGTTGGCGTTGGCGGCGATGTTGGGGTCGTGCGTGACCATGATGACGGTGTGGCCGGCGTCGTGCAGCTCGTGGATGATTTCCATCACGTTTTGGCCGCTGGCGGTGTCGAGCGCGCCGGTGGGTTCGTCGGCGAAGATGATTTCGCCGCCGTTCATCAGGGCGCGGGCAATGGAAACGCGCTGCTGCTGGCCGCCTGAAAGTTCGCTGGGTTTGTTGCTTTCTTTGCCGTCCAAACCCAAGTCGTGCAGCAGTTTGTCGGCGCGCTTGGCGCGCTCTTCCCCTTCAACGCCGACGTAAACGGCGGGCAGGGCGACGTTGTCGCGCGCGGTCAGTGAGCTCAGCAGGTTGTAACGCTGGAAAATAAAGCCGAAACGTTTGCGGCGCAGCGCGGCGAGTTGGTCGGCGCCCATTTGCGCGGTTTCGGTGCCGTCGATTTTATACGAACCGGACGAGGCGGTGTCGAGGCAGCCCAAGATGTTCATCAGCGTGGATTTGCCCGAGCCGGACTGGCCGATGATGGCGACGAAATCGCCTTTTTCTACCGACAGGCTGACGTCTTTCAAAACGTGGACGCGGTTGGCGCTGCTGCCGAAGTAGCGGTTGAGGTTTTTACATTCGATTAAGCTCATGATGTGTACCGGTGGGGAGGTTCGGAAAAGGCCGTCTGAAAAGTTGCGG
Coding sequences within it:
- the rng gene encoding ribonuclease G → MLAGIPIPKDTVRLPETVLVNITPQETRVAVLEENNICELHIERNSGHSLVGNIYLGVVRRVLPGMQSAFIDIGLERAAFLHIVDILEQRRNPDETQRIEHMLFEGQSVLVQVIKDPINTKGARLSTQISLAGRFLVHLPQEEHIGISQRIEDDGDRNALRERLLNLLPEEACHGYIIRTNAENASDEQLQADIGYLTKVWEHIQHQAKTQPPETLLYQDLPLALRVLRDMFSPDTRKILVDSTENYRRMMSFAEQYVHGAVDKIELFKGERPLFETHNVEQEISRALQPRVSLNFGSYLIIESTEAMTTIDVNTGGFVGARNFDETIFRTNLEACHTIARELRLRNLGGIIIIDFIDMAQETHREAVLQELAKALSFDRTRVTLNGFTSLGLVELTRKRARENLSQVLCEPCPACQGRGRLKTPQTVCYEIQREIVREARRYDAQSFRILAAPSVIDLFLDEESQSLAMLIDFIGKPISLAVETAYTQEQYDIVLL
- the grxC gene encoding glutaredoxin 3, which encodes MQTVTMYSGLFCPYCTMAKKLLAEIGVTEINEIRIDQDTEKFAEMQQRSGRRSIPQIFIGDTHVGGFTDLHKLQQEGRLDSLLNP
- the secB gene encoding protein-export chaperone SecB, with product MSEELQPVFSIERLYVKDLSLEVPNAPHIFLEQGEPEVDMRVSTGSETLEDGIYSVDVTVTVTAKLDENRTMFLNEVTQSGVFRLENIPEEDIKMLLGVACPNILFPYAREAISSTVTRAGFPPVLLAPINFEAMYQQQQEGNA
- a CDS encoding TolC family protein; this translates as MKTKPHFQTALSLAVALALGACAVNPKVDAPTVESSGHIISAAETADRYNVSENWWETYQNPPLNALINQAFANNIDLKQAALNVNKALYQAKILRADLVPSFSGSLGASTSKNLKTGGSPSDSFSSQLGLSYELDLWQKLRASANAQAWEYRATQEDLANTRLTLANNVADAYFNIAYLNEAITLTEKTVKQYEAVARISNTKYRLGKSDSSEPTQSNQSLLGARSSLLTLKTNRDTLEQTLRNLLNLKPGEAPAVAPAQYRLPAAKGVDLNVPISVLANRPDLRAAEYRLQSSVQSLAAQKRSWYPSITLGASLSTSSDKARSTFNIPVLGGSAQINLPFLNWKTLKWNDKTAEANYEAAKLDFEKALTTALNEVDTNYLAYQNAQATLKNQQQRYALDRKNSRYYQVRYQYGKNELKDWLEALNTEYGSAQNLLNQRYEVLKYENMIYKAMAGRYTVKR
- a CDS encoding MacB family efflux pump subunit → MSLIECKNLNRYFGSSANRVHVLKDVSLSVEKGDFVAIIGQSGSGKSTLMNILGCLDTASSGSYKIDGTETAQMGADQLAALRRKRFGFIFQRYNLLSSLTARDNVALPAVYVGVEGEERAKRADKLLHDLGLDGKESNKPSELSGGQQQRVSIARALMNGGEIIFADEPTGALDTASGQNVMEIIHELHDAGHTVIMVTHDPNIAANANRIIEIRDGEIISDTSKTKDIKPSQVKAVEENSSWLFFKDQFMEAFKMSIQAILAHKMRSLLTMLGIIIGITSVVSVVALGNGSQQKILEDISSIGTNTISIYPGRGFGDRRSSRVRTLTIGDAEAIAKQAYVASVTPMTSQNATLTYRNTDSTAQLYGAGEQYFDVHGIKLAQGRLFDSDDVKQSNSVVVIDDNTKNKLFSDGTDPLGKTILFGKRPLTIIGVAQKEESPFGNSENLQMWAPYTTVINKINGQRYINSITVKVKDDVSSDAAENGLKALLLSRHGKQDFFTQNSDSIKQTIESTTGTMKLLISSIAVISLVVGGIGVMNIMLVSVTERTKEIGIRMAIGARQSNILQQFLIEAVMICLIGGLTGVLLSISIGLVFNHFVTDFPMSFSTFSIIAAVLSSTAIGVVFGFMPAKRASQLNPIDALAQD